From one Acidimicrobiales bacterium genomic stretch:
- a CDS encoding DUF5318 family protein — protein sequence MPFHNAVSPAELAEAGGDIDYRLARQSVLRAFREGRVGTDEICDAHPELMRVARSSGEPTQRRCEVCADADLVQVRYVFGPRLSKGGRCVTTAAELERIAARKGTFTCYTVEVCPGCGWNHLARSHVLESRA from the coding sequence GTGCCGTTCCACAACGCGGTGAGCCCCGCCGAGCTGGCCGAGGCCGGCGGCGACATCGACTACCGACTCGCGCGGCAGTCCGTGTTGCGGGCGTTTCGCGAGGGACGCGTCGGTACCGACGAGATCTGTGACGCCCATCCCGAACTGATGCGGGTGGCGCGTTCGTCGGGGGAGCCGACGCAGCGGCGCTGCGAGGTGTGTGCCGACGCCGATCTGGTGCAGGTGCGCTACGTGTTCGGACCGCGGTTGTCGAAGGGCGGACGCTGCGTGACCACGGCGGCCGAACTGGAACGCATCGCGGCCCGCAAGGGGACCTTCACCTGTTACACGGTCGAGGTGTGTCCCGGCTGCGGTTGGAACCATCTCGCGCGCAGCCACGTGCTCGAGTCCCGGGCCTGA
- a CDS encoding CCA tRNA nucleotidyltransferase: protein MTLSGLPRVLAQVEPLARRFTAAGHRIYLVGGVVRDLWLDRDVDGGDIDLTTDARPEATRSIVAPVADQLWTQGERFGTIGCTIAGRSFEITTHRAESYDAASRKPDVIFGDDVTVDLSRRDFTVNAMAWEVPDGTLVDPFGGVADIDAGVLRTPLEPVESFSDDPLRMVRAARFAASLGLRPTPGVLAAMRDLAPRLAIVAVERIREELEDKLLVVPEAAVGLSLLAETGLLAQVIPELAAEEPAARAVRRVEAVPATRLVRLAALLADLDPAALAARLAALRTSNADRRAVSRLVAGARTVSAGPPADAGAIRRLVLDVADPALSGLDEVLALGAALAGDATVAPWRSAHGRLSATEDLTDLTGPLDGVAVAELLGIEPGPIVGEALREQQRIRIADGPLSPDEARRALSGWWKTRAGHTG from the coding sequence GTGACGCTGTCGGGGTTGCCGCGGGTGTTGGCCCAGGTGGAACCGCTCGCCCGACGCTTCACGGCGGCCGGACACCGGATCTACCTGGTCGGCGGCGTCGTGCGCGACCTGTGGCTCGACCGTGACGTCGACGGGGGCGACATCGATCTGACCACCGACGCCCGTCCCGAGGCGACCCGGTCCATCGTCGCGCCTGTCGCCGACCAGCTGTGGACCCAGGGCGAACGATTCGGCACCATCGGCTGCACGATCGCCGGCCGTAGCTTCGAGATAACCACCCACCGCGCCGAGTCCTATGACGCCGCGTCCCGCAAGCCGGACGTGATTTTCGGCGACGATGTCACGGTGGACCTGTCCCGTCGGGACTTCACGGTCAACGCGATGGCCTGGGAGGTTCCCGACGGGACGCTGGTCGATCCTTTCGGAGGTGTGGCTGACATCGACGCCGGGGTCCTCCGCACGCCCCTGGAACCGGTCGAGTCGTTCTCCGACGATCCACTGCGCATGGTCCGCGCCGCCCGTTTCGCGGCCTCTCTGGGGCTGCGCCCCACGCCCGGGGTCCTGGCGGCGATGCGCGATCTCGCGCCCCGGCTCGCGATCGTCGCGGTGGAGAGGATCCGCGAGGAACTCGAGGACAAGCTCCTCGTCGTCCCGGAGGCGGCGGTCGGTCTGTCGCTGCTCGCCGAGACGGGTCTCCTCGCGCAGGTGATCCCCGAGCTGGCCGCCGAGGAGCCGGCCGCCCGGGCGGTGCGTCGGGTGGAGGCCGTCCCCGCCACGCGCCTGGTCCGCCTGGCGGCCCTCCTCGCGGATCTCGATCCGGCGGCGCTGGCCGCACGGCTCGCGGCTCTGCGGACCTCCAACGCCGACCGCCGCGCGGTGAGTCGCCTCGTCGCGGGTGCGCGCACCGTGAGCGCCGGGCCGCCGGCCGATGCCGGGGCGATCCGCAGGCTCGTCCTCGACGTCGCCGACCCGGCGTTGTCGGGGCTCGACGAGGTGCTGGCGCTGGGGGCCGCCCTGGCCGGCGACGCGACGGTCGCGCCATGGAGGTCGGCACATGGTCGGCTCAGCGCCACCGAGGACCTCACGGATCTGACCGGCCCGCTCGACGGGGTGGCGGTCGCCGAGCTACTCGGAATCGAACCCGGGCCGATCGTCGGTGAGGCGCTGCGCGAACAGCAGCGGATCCGGATCGCGGATGGTCCCCTGAGTCCCGACGAGGCGCGCCGCGCGCTGTCGGGTTGGTGGAAGACCCGAGCCGGCCACACGGGGTGA
- a CDS encoding histone deacetylase, whose protein sequence is MGVLFVSHERCLDHLGGPGHPERPGRLDAVSAGLAAEDLIDALTPVVAVPATDAEVLAVHDEAMLALVRDLSERGGGAIDPDTRVNVASLDAARLAAGAGLEALRRLDAGEGTAAFCAVRPPGHHATRNKSMGFCLFNNVAVSARHLVERGERVLIVDYDAHHGNGTQDVFYTDDRVMFVSLHQDRSFPGTGELHERGAGEAFGFTLNLPLPAHATGDVYMAAWDGLVLPAVERFGPTWVLVSAGFDAHRADPLTALGLTSGDFADLTAAVVAVAPPGRLVAFLEGGYDLTAVAESAAACVGAMAGVRIAPEAPSAGGPGAHVVDRAAAIFGAEP, encoded by the coding sequence GTGGGGGTCCTCTTCGTCAGCCACGAGCGGTGTCTCGACCATCTCGGTGGGCCCGGTCACCCCGAACGTCCCGGCCGCCTCGACGCCGTCTCGGCCGGCCTCGCGGCCGAGGACCTGATCGACGCGCTCACCCCCGTGGTGGCGGTTCCGGCCACCGACGCCGAGGTCCTCGCCGTGCACGACGAGGCGATGCTCGCCCTCGTACGTGATCTCAGCGAACGCGGCGGAGGGGCGATCGATCCCGACACCCGTGTCAACGTGGCTTCGCTCGACGCGGCCCGCCTCGCCGCGGGAGCAGGGCTCGAGGCGCTGCGTCGTCTCGACGCGGGTGAGGGGACGGCGGCGTTCTGTGCGGTACGACCGCCGGGCCACCACGCCACGCGGAACAAGTCGATGGGCTTCTGCCTCTTCAACAACGTGGCCGTGAGCGCGCGCCACCTCGTCGAGCGGGGTGAAAGGGTGCTCATCGTCGACTACGACGCCCATCACGGCAACGGGACCCAGGACGTCTTCTACACCGACGACAGGGTCATGTTCGTGTCGTTGCATCAGGACCGTTCCTTCCCGGGCACGGGGGAACTCCACGAACGGGGCGCGGGTGAGGCCTTCGGGTTCACGTTGAACCTGCCGCTGCCGGCGCACGCCACCGGGGACGTCTACATGGCGGCGTGGGACGGCCTCGTCCTTCCCGCCGTCGAACGGTTCGGCCCGACATGGGTCCTGGTGTCAGCCGGTTTCGACGCGCACCGCGCCGATCCGTTGACCGCGCTCGGACTGACGTCGGGCGACTTCGCCGACCTCACGGCGGCGGTGGTCGCGGTCGCCCCACCCGGCCGCCTCGTCGCCTTTCTCGAGGGCGGCTACGACCTGACCGCCGTGGCGGAGTCCGCCGCGGCGTGTGTGGGCGCGATGGCCGGTGTGCGGATCGCCCCGGAGGCGCCCAGCGCCGGTGGGCCCGGGGCCCATGTGGTCGACCGGGCGGCGGCGATCTTCGGCGCGGAGCCGTGA
- a CDS encoding GNAT family N-acetyltransferase, with protein sequence MPPAPTHLTHGSDRVRIVVWNDRPSSRLVTPVTPTAAPLSPDTVARVIEHVRDLGCDHLMTSALTAVELDPFASHGFTVRGRLHLLSHDLRFVPDHDRRSLRRARRRDRSSVLTIDRAAFDEFWRLDRRGLLDALDATPVHRFRVTRGDAVGYVICGRAGATGYLQRLAVHPRAQGRGIGRTLVADSLRWLRGNAAREALVNTQVGNGPALDLYERMGFRLRPDELSVMELRLTGRRP encoded by the coding sequence GTGCCGCCCGCCCCGACCCACCTCACCCACGGTTCCGACCGGGTGCGAATCGTGGTCTGGAACGATCGACCGTCGTCGCGCCTGGTCACCCCGGTCACCCCCACAGCGGCCCCCCTGTCACCCGACACCGTCGCCCGCGTCATCGAGCACGTACGCGACCTCGGCTGCGACCATCTGATGACGTCCGCTCTGACCGCTGTCGAACTCGACCCCTTCGCCAGCCACGGATTCACGGTGAGAGGTCGGCTACACCTGCTCTCGCACGATCTGCGATTCGTCCCGGACCACGACCGTCGATCACTGCGTCGCGCCCGACGACGCGACCGTTCCAGCGTGCTCACGATCGACCGCGCGGCCTTCGACGAGTTCTGGCGGCTCGACCGACGCGGCCTGCTCGACGCCCTCGACGCGACACCCGTCCACCGGTTCCGCGTGACCCGTGGTGACGCGGTCGGCTACGTGATCTGCGGGCGGGCGGGCGCCACCGGATACCTGCAGCGCCTGGCCGTACACCCCCGAGCACAGGGACGGGGAATCGGCCGGACCCTCGTCGCCGACTCCCTGCGTTGGCTGCGGGGAAACGCCGCACGCGAGGCCCTGGTCAACACCCAGGTCGGCAACGGCCCCGCACTCGACCTCTACGAACGGATGGGTTTCCGGCTCAGGCCGGACGAACTGTCGGTCATGGAACTGCGCCTGACCGGACGACGACCGTGA
- a CDS encoding DUF6049 family protein gives MIRLGRRFALSAIAVAFVVVSLAPGGPAGAQDTDGALPDVRAQEPQRFTLTSRAATIPITVVNEGEAAVDIIVALSSDKLSFPAGDEFPLRLGPGLNSVDVDVEARATGDSLVVVRVLSADGTTELDRTRLTVRSTALSGVGIAIAVVALAFLLIWWVRNHRDLRRDRRLVVRSEQRPRTDPDTTDATADQL, from the coding sequence GTGATCCGATTGGGCCGACGGTTCGCTCTGTCGGCCATCGCCGTCGCCTTCGTCGTGGTCAGCCTCGCCCCCGGCGGACCGGCGGGCGCACAGGACACGGACGGCGCACTCCCCGACGTGCGTGCCCAGGAGCCCCAGCGCTTCACTCTGACCAGTCGCGCGGCGACCATCCCCATCACGGTCGTCAACGAAGGTGAAGCCGCTGTCGACATCATCGTGGCGCTGTCCTCGGACAAGCTGTCGTTCCCCGCCGGCGACGAGTTCCCCCTCCGCCTCGGACCGGGACTGAACTCCGTGGACGTCGATGTCGAGGCACGCGCCACGGGCGACTCACTCGTCGTCGTGCGGGTTCTGTCGGCCGACGGCACAACCGAACTGGACAGAACGCGGCTGACCGTGCGCTCCACAGCCCTCAGTGGCGTCGGTATAGCCATCGCCGTCGTCGCCCTGGCCTTCCTGTTGATCTGGTGGGTGAGAAACCACCGCGACCTGCGTCGGGACAGGCGCCTCGTCGTCCGGTCCGAACAACGTCCGCGGACAGATCCGGACACCACGGACGCCACCGCCGATCAGCTGTAG
- a CDS encoding DegV family protein has product MSGVRIVTDSACDLTRAEVEQHRVAIVPLTIRFGDREYVDVTELTPEDFYAEMARSEVLPETAAPSPGAFDATFRRLADEGASSIVCINLSGELSATGQSARSAANALEGTVDVRVVDSRSITAGLATIVLDACRAAEAGASADEIVEGCGELSERIHVFGVLDTLDNLKKGGRIGGAQALLGTMLSIKPIVDLSSGAVVEAGRQRTRRKALSWLHDKLADAGDVEQITVMHAMAPDVDEFIASLADIVNTDDLRVGTIGPVIGSHAGPRVIGLTWVARP; this is encoded by the coding sequence ATGAGCGGCGTACGGATCGTCACCGACAGCGCCTGCGACCTCACAAGAGCCGAGGTCGAACAACACCGCGTCGCGATCGTGCCGCTCACCATCCGCTTCGGCGACCGGGAGTACGTCGACGTCACGGAGCTGACGCCGGAGGACTTCTACGCCGAGATGGCCCGCAGCGAGGTCCTACCCGAGACGGCGGCGCCCTCCCCCGGCGCGTTCGACGCGACGTTCCGTCGACTCGCGGATGAGGGAGCCAGCTCGATCGTGTGCATCAACCTCTCCGGCGAACTCTCCGCGACGGGCCAGTCCGCACGCAGCGCCGCCAACGCTCTCGAAGGCACCGTCGACGTGCGGGTCGTCGACTCCCGGTCGATCACCGCCGGACTCGCGACCATCGTCCTCGATGCCTGCCGGGCCGCCGAAGCCGGGGCGAGCGCCGACGAGATCGTCGAAGGGTGCGGCGAGCTCTCCGAACGGATCCACGTCTTCGGCGTACTCGACACCCTCGACAACCTCAAGAAGGGCGGCCGGATCGGGGGGGCGCAGGCTCTGTTGGGCACGATGCTGTCGATCAAGCCGATCGTGGACCTCTCGAGTGGCGCCGTCGTGGAGGCGGGCCGTCAGCGCACCCGACGCAAGGCGCTGTCGTGGCTCCACGACAAGCTCGCCGACGCGGGCGACGTCGAACAGATCACCGTCATGCACGCGATGGCACCCGACGTCGACGAATTCATCGCCTCGCTCGCTGACATCGTGAATACGGACGATCTTCGGGTGGGAACCATCGGTCCCGTGATCGGAAGCCACGCCGGACCCCGGGTCATCGGCCTGACGTGGGTCGCCCGTCCCTGA
- a CDS encoding protein kinase, giving the protein MTDTPLTPPMSDLAGTAIGGRYRLTRPLASGGMARVWEARDEVLDRLVAVKMLFPHLAADPTFRSRFHAEAIAAARLSHPSIVSIFDTVSNDDVEAIVMELIRGITLRQFLDEYAPLSVRDAVDVAIPVADALAAAHEAGIVHRDVKPGNIMLCEDRRVKVTDFGIAKATGGGDITNTGTLIGTAKYLSPEQVEGVPVDGRSDVYALSVVLYECLAGATPFTGENDTAVALARLRTDPPPLGRAVPGLDPAVEHVVMRGLTRDRELRHRSAEDFAAALRTLVDAADHLDGYGPDPSREPTIVVARPTTHDPTATAPAARRTAVPTPTGAPRPAAPRIRPPRRRGRVLSVVAAALAALAVAGILFAQTDLGGDIADDIASALGLSDGGSSEQVLAVEGVRSFDPPPGSGVEHDDIVDLLIDGDPATVWDTETYRSPVADLKPGVGVVLDLSVSGPADVVVVESPDTGWTAQVYIGDGSETVLADWGEPVDTVTATSATTPFDLDGREGRSVLIWLTDLGEGPPYQVAIGEIRVLT; this is encoded by the coding sequence GTGACAGACACCCCGCTGACACCACCGATGTCGGACCTCGCCGGCACTGCGATCGGCGGCAGGTACCGGCTAACGCGACCGCTGGCGAGCGGTGGGATGGCCCGCGTCTGGGAAGCCCGCGACGAGGTCCTCGACCGGCTCGTCGCGGTCAAGATGCTGTTCCCCCACCTGGCCGCGGATCCGACGTTCCGCTCCAGATTCCATGCCGAGGCGATCGCCGCGGCCCGCCTGTCGCACCCGTCCATCGTGTCGATCTTCGACACCGTCTCCAACGACGACGTCGAAGCCATCGTGATGGAGCTGATCCGGGGGATAACACTGCGCCAGTTCCTCGACGAGTACGCCCCTCTGTCGGTACGTGACGCCGTCGACGTGGCGATCCCCGTCGCCGACGCTCTGGCCGCGGCCCACGAGGCGGGCATCGTCCATCGCGATGTCAAACCGGGAAACATCATGCTGTGCGAGGACCGGCGCGTGAAGGTGACCGACTTCGGCATAGCCAAGGCCACCGGCGGAGGCGACATCACCAACACCGGCACGCTCATCGGCACGGCGAAGTACCTCTCCCCCGAGCAGGTCGAGGGGGTTCCCGTCGACGGTCGCAGCGACGTCTACGCGTTGTCGGTCGTGCTGTACGAGTGCCTCGCCGGCGCGACACCGTTCACCGGGGAGAACGACACGGCCGTAGCGCTGGCCCGGCTACGGACCGATCCCCCACCGCTGGGGCGTGCCGTCCCGGGGCTGGATCCGGCGGTCGAGCACGTGGTCATGCGCGGGTTGACCCGCGACCGTGAACTGCGGCACCGGTCCGCTGAGGACTTCGCAGCCGCACTGCGCACGCTCGTCGACGCGGCGGACCATCTCGACGGCTACGGCCCGGACCCGTCGCGGGAACCGACCATCGTGGTCGCCCGCCCGACGACCCATGACCCGACCGCCACGGCGCCCGCCGCTCGCCGCACGGCGGTCCCCACCCCCACCGGTGCTCCCCGACCGGCTGCTCCCCGGATCCGCCCGCCCCGCCGCCGCGGCCGTGTCCTGTCGGTGGTGGCCGCGGCGCTCGCCGCGCTCGCCGTAGCCGGCATCCTGTTCGCCCAGACCGACCTCGGAGGCGACATCGCCGACGACATCGCCTCTGCTCTCGGCCTGAGCGACGGCGGATCCTCCGAGCAGGTACTCGCCGTTGAAGGCGTCCGGTCGTTCGATCCCCCGCCGGGCTCCGGCGTCGAGCACGACGACATCGTCGACCTGCTCATCGACGGCGACCCGGCGACCGTCTGGGACACGGAGACCTACCGCTCCCCCGTCGCCGACCTCAAGCCGGGCGTCGGCGTCGTCCTCGACCTCTCGGTCAGCGGTCCCGCCGACGTCGTGGTCGTCGAGTCGCCCGACACCGGCTGGACGGCACAGGTCTACATCGGCGACGGATCCGAGACGGTTCTCGCGGACTGGGGCGAACCCGTGGACACGGTGACGGCGACCTCGGCCACCACGCCCTTCGATCTCGACGGCCGCGAGGGCCGATCAGTCCTGATCTGGCTCACCGACCTGGGCGAGGGACCCCCCTATCAGGTCGCGATCGGCGAGATCCGCGTCCTCACGTGA
- a CDS encoding RNA polymerase sigma factor, whose protein sequence is MNPPRLTTSDDAALVASARSGDRAALEELLRRHHDRIWAICRRLAGNDADAADATQEALMAIVRGLDRFDGRARFTTWSYRVATNACLDEMRRRGRRPRPGLIDDDPGSGSVTPDENVDVGRTVSASVDVDAALRELPEDFRVAVVLRDLCELDYAEIADVLEIAPGTVRSRIARGRARLAEILGDDGNQDTPVRRPSGEPS, encoded by the coding sequence GTGAACCCGCCGCGACTCACCACCTCCGACGACGCGGCCCTCGTCGCCTCGGCGCGCTCGGGAGACCGCGCTGCGCTCGAGGAGCTGCTACGGCGACATCACGACCGCATCTGGGCGATCTGTCGACGCCTCGCCGGTAACGATGCCGACGCCGCCGATGCGACCCAGGAGGCCCTGATGGCGATCGTGCGTGGGCTCGACCGCTTCGACGGTCGGGCCAGGTTCACAACGTGGTCCTATCGCGTGGCGACGAACGCCTGCCTCGACGAGATGCGCCGGCGGGGCCGGCGACCCCGCCCCGGGCTCATCGACGACGACCCCGGATCCGGGTCCGTGACGCCGGACGAGAACGTCGACGTCGGCCGCACGGTAAGTGCGAGCGTGGACGTCGACGCAGCGCTGCGCGAACTCCCCGAGGACTTCAGGGTGGCGGTGGTGCTGCGCGACCTCTGCGAACTCGACTACGCCGAGATCGCGGACGTGCTCGAGATCGCACCCGGCACCGTACGCTCCCGCATCGCACGCGGCCGCGCCCGCCTCGCGGAGATTCTCGGCGATGACGGGAACCAGGACACCCCTGTGCGTCGTCCCAGTGGAGAACCCTCATGA
- the trxB gene encoding thioredoxin-disulfide reductase, which produces MTSEADREVVIIGSGPAGLTAAVYAARANLSPLVIEGQPSSTSDQPGGQLMLTTDVENFPGFPEGIMGPELMMRFREQAVRFGAEMVTDKVTRVDFSQRPFRIWVGDPDAADPSYTAQAVIVSTGAKSLMLGLPNEERLIGHGLSTCATCDGFFFRDQEIAVVGGGDSAVEEALFLTKFASKVTIIHRRDELRASKIMQDRAFRNDKIEFLWNHTVVEILGDTKVEGVKLASTVDGTETELAVTGLFVAIGHKPNTDIFAGQLKLKDNGYLVTEPDSSRTGVEGVFACGDVQDDVYRQAVTAAGSGCMAAIDAERWLETLHD; this is translated from the coding sequence ATGACCAGCGAGGCCGACCGCGAGGTCGTCATCATCGGATCCGGGCCGGCGGGTCTCACCGCCGCCGTCTACGCGGCACGCGCCAACCTCTCCCCTCTCGTCATCGAGGGGCAGCCTTCGTCGACGAGCGACCAGCCCGGTGGGCAGTTGATGCTCACCACCGACGTCGAGAACTTCCCCGGCTTTCCCGAGGGCATCATGGGTCCCGAGCTCATGATGCGCTTCCGTGAGCAGGCGGTCCGTTTCGGCGCGGAGATGGTCACCGACAAGGTCACCCGGGTGGACTTCTCTCAACGGCCCTTCCGGATATGGGTCGGCGACCCGGATGCGGCGGACCCCAGCTACACGGCCCAGGCCGTCATCGTCTCGACCGGTGCCAAGTCACTGATGCTGGGTCTCCCGAACGAGGAACGCCTGATCGGACACGGGCTGTCCACCTGCGCCACCTGCGACGGCTTCTTCTTCAGGGACCAGGAGATCGCCGTCGTCGGCGGCGGTGACTCCGCGGTCGAGGAGGCGCTCTTCCTCACGAAGTTCGCGTCGAAGGTCACGATCATCCACCGCCGTGACGAGCTGCGCGCCTCGAAGATCATGCAGGACCGGGCCTTCCGCAACGACAAGATCGAGTTCCTGTGGAATCACACGGTCGTCGAGATTCTCGGCGACACGAAGGTCGAAGGCGTGAAACTGGCGAGCACGGTGGACGGCACCGAGACCGAACTCGCCGTGACCGGCCTGTTCGTCGCGATCGGACACAAGCCCAACACGGACATCTTCGCCGGCCAACTGAAGTTGAAGGACAACGGCTATCTCGTGACCGAGCCGGACTCGTCCCGTACGGGAGTCGAAGGCGTCTTCGCATGCGGTGACGTCCAGGACGACGTCTACCGTCAGGCCGTCACGGCCGCTGGATCCGGCTGCATGGCCGCCATCGACGCGGAACGATGGCTCGAGACACTCCACGACTGA
- the trxA gene encoding thioredoxin — protein sequence MAEGITTLSSQTFDETVGASELPVLVDFWAEWCGPCKMIHPILEELAAENGDKIQIAKINVDEAPDVARRFEVMSIPTLIVFSDGQPAKRIVGAKPKGALLDELGDFLS from the coding sequence ATGGCCGAAGGAATCACGACACTCTCCTCCCAGACGTTCGACGAGACAGTCGGTGCGTCGGAACTCCCCGTCCTCGTCGACTTCTGGGCCGAGTGGTGTGGCCCCTGCAAGATGATCCACCCGATCCTCGAGGAACTGGCCGCCGAGAACGGCGACAAGATCCAGATCGCGAAGATCAACGTCGACGAGGCACCCGACGTCGCCCGCCGCTTCGAGGTCATGAGCATCCCGACCCTGATCGTCTTCTCCGACGGACAACCCGCCAAGCGCATCGTCGGAGCCAAGCCGAAGGGCGCACTCCTCGACGAACTGGGTGACTTCCTCAGCTGA
- a CDS encoding peptidoglycan-binding protein, translated as MSNDILPLGPGDSGDAVRDLQRRLGDAGFPVNDRPGEFGGATSEAVRRFQVSRGLEPDGDVGHQTWNALIEAAFRLGDRLLYLRSPMYRGDDVASLQSRLGSLGFNAGRVDGVFGPDTAGAVEEFQRNIAVTADAVVGPETLAALSRVSGHSSGQSVAAVLEAESLRFDPPELAGARIVIGDFGGAAALVGACARLLSRHGAVVTTVSGDDATEHAEVANEFRAIAYLGISIHETPACRALYFSTEGYESIGGRQLARRLARECGVVLDTSHTCEGMRLPVLRATRMPAVVCRVGPPEAVVRSLGDLADSVARSVEEWVVAPLEGQGPHEP; from the coding sequence ATGAGCAACGACATCCTCCCGCTCGGGCCCGGCGACTCCGGTGACGCAGTCCGAGATCTCCAGCGGCGGCTGGGTGACGCCGGCTTCCCGGTCAACGACCGCCCCGGGGAATTCGGCGGCGCCACCAGCGAAGCCGTGCGGCGCTTCCAGGTCAGCCGGGGGCTCGAGCCCGACGGCGACGTCGGCCACCAGACGTGGAATGCCCTGATCGAAGCGGCCTTCCGGCTGGGAGATCGGCTCCTCTATCTGAGGTCACCCATGTACCGCGGCGACGACGTCGCCTCTCTCCAGAGCCGCCTCGGTTCCCTCGGGTTCAACGCCGGACGTGTCGACGGCGTGTTCGGGCCCGACACCGCCGGAGCAGTCGAGGAGTTCCAACGCAACATCGCCGTGACCGCCGATGCCGTCGTCGGCCCCGAGACGCTGGCAGCTCTGTCCCGCGTCAGTGGCCATTCCTCGGGTCAGTCGGTTGCGGCGGTCCTCGAGGCCGAGTCGCTGCGCTTCGATCCCCCCGAGCTCGCCGGCGCCCGCATCGTGATCGGCGACTTCGGCGGCGCCGCGGCGCTCGTCGGCGCGTGCGCACGCCTTCTCAGCCGACATGGCGCCGTCGTCACCACTGTGAGTGGCGATGACGCCACCGAACACGCCGAAGTCGCCAACGAGTTCCGGGCGATCGCCTATCTGGGCATCAGCATTCACGAGACTCCGGCCTGTCGGGCGCTGTACTTCTCGACCGAAGGGTACGAATCGATCGGCGGGCGACAGCTGGCTCGACGCCTCGCACGGGAGTGCGGTGTGGTGCTCGACACCTCCCACACCTGCGAGGGCATGCGTCTTCCCGTGCTCCGGGCGACGAGGATGCCCGCCGTGGTGTGTCGTGTCGGACCGCCTGAAGCCGTGGTCCGGTCCCTCGGAGATCTGGCTGACTCCGTGGCGCGCTCGGTCGAGGAATGGGTTGTGGCCCCACTCGAGGGTCAAGGTCCGCACGAGCCCTGA
- a CDS encoding ParB/RepB/Spo0J family partition protein, with amino-acid sequence MATRRSGLGKGLGALIPESGDGDGEAAFRELPVLSIEPNQYQPRERFGDEALEALVESVRDLGVLQPVLVRRTGSATYELIAGERRWRAAKRLGLETIPAVVRDVENQASLEQALVENLVREELTPMEEATAYQQLVEDFGFTQEQVAHRVGRSRSAVANTIRLLQLPATVQRMVNDGILSAGHARVLLSIEDRSELEREARRAADEGWTVRGLESHLKRDADPPVGDQPDTAPVGEKGGRAGGGAGADGPRPSPGDRPAAVLELESLLGDHLATRVRVDLGAQKGKVVIEFADLADLERISRLML; translated from the coding sequence ATGGCAACTCGGCGTAGCGGTTTGGGGAAGGGGCTCGGAGCACTGATCCCCGAGTCGGGCGACGGGGATGGGGAGGCCGCGTTCAGGGAGCTCCCGGTCCTGTCGATCGAGCCCAACCAGTACCAGCCCCGCGAGCGCTTCGGAGACGAGGCCCTCGAAGCGCTGGTGGAGTCCGTCCGGGACCTGGGTGTCCTGCAGCCGGTTCTCGTGCGGCGCACAGGCTCAGCGACATACGAGCTGATAGCGGGGGAGCGGCGGTGGCGTGCAGCAAAGCGACTCGGCCTGGAGACCATTCCCGCCGTCGTGCGGGACGTTGAGAACCAGGCGTCCCTGGAGCAGGCGCTGGTCGAGAACCTGGTCCGTGAGGAACTGACCCCGATGGAGGAGGCGACCGCGTATCAGCAACTGGTGGAGGACTTCGGGTTCACCCAGGAGCAGGTCGCGCACCGGGTCGGACGCAGTCGCTCAGCAGTAGCGAACACGATCCGGCTTCTTCAGTTGCCGGCGACCGTCCAACGAATGGTCAATGACGGGATTCTCTCTGCCGGTCATGCGCGGGTGCTCCTGTCGATCGAGGACCGTTCGGAACTGGAGCGTGAGGCGCGTCGTGCCGCGGATGAGGGCTGGACGGTGCGTGGGCTCGAGAGTCATCTCAAGCGTGATGCCGACCCGCCGGTGGGGGACCAGCCTGACACTGCGCCGGTAGGGGAGAAGGGTGGTCGTGCCGGTGGGGGAGCCGGCGCCGATGGCCCCCGGCCCTCACCGGGCGACCGTCCCGCTGCTGTTCTGGAATTGGAGAGCCTCCTCGGCGACCACCTTGCCACCCGGGTTCGCGTCGACCTCGGCGCACAGAAGGGGAAAGTGGTCATCGAGTTCGCCGATCTCGCTGATCTCGAGCGGATTTCCCGCCTCATGCTCTAG